The following are encoded in a window of Longimicrobiaceae bacterium genomic DNA:
- a CDS encoding SPFH domain-containing protein: MPYLVIAALVVLVLVATSLVAVSRLIVIAEPNEAVVLTGRRSGYRIVRGGRTFRVPLIERASRIPLRTIPIEVKIDNAFSKGGIPLEVQGIANVKIASDPPQVFNNAVERLLDLDLAEIHRIAKDTLEGNLRGVLATLSPEEVNEDRLKFANELIEEADVDLKRLGLQLDMLKIQNVTDKTGYLESIGRAKNAEILRIAAVAEAESMAQTKEKQAEAEQRAEVARAQAAIEIAEAQNALRVRKAELDQEAVSKEKVAVAEAERARVLAEQRLEEARIELQRRRLQADVVEPAEAELKAAQLRAEADAALIRERGLAQVGVFEALLRQMVGGGDKALQVYLAEKLPDLFQRAADALDEVRIDRMVVVDGGGDGVSRVANQKPAAIVKMIEQVAGSLGVDMEALLQRTGVAAEPTRDAEVAPSEPAPAQAPTTAQRRAADSGRQLEAVVPPQE; encoded by the coding sequence ATGCCCTATCTCGTCATTGCCGCGCTCGTCGTCCTCGTTCTGGTCGCGACCAGCCTGGTGGCGGTCAGTCGTCTGATCGTCATCGCCGAGCCCAACGAGGCGGTGGTCCTCACGGGACGGCGCTCCGGCTACCGGATCGTCAGGGGTGGCCGGACGTTTCGGGTGCCGCTGATCGAGCGCGCGAGCCGGATCCCGCTGCGCACCATCCCCATCGAAGTCAAGATCGACAATGCCTTCTCCAAGGGCGGGATCCCGCTCGAGGTCCAGGGCATCGCCAACGTGAAGATCGCCTCCGATCCTCCGCAGGTCTTCAACAACGCCGTCGAGCGGCTGCTGGATCTCGATCTGGCAGAGATCCACCGGATTGCCAAGGACACCTTGGAGGGTAACCTGCGCGGCGTGCTCGCCACCCTCTCGCCGGAGGAGGTCAACGAGGATCGGTTGAAGTTCGCGAACGAACTGATCGAGGAGGCAGACGTCGATCTGAAGCGATTGGGGCTGCAGCTCGACATGCTCAAGATCCAGAACGTCACGGACAAGACTGGATATCTGGAGTCGATCGGCCGGGCGAAGAATGCCGAGATTCTGCGCATCGCCGCTGTCGCCGAGGCGGAGAGCATGGCGCAGACGAAGGAGAAGCAGGCGGAGGCGGAGCAGCGTGCCGAGGTCGCTCGCGCGCAGGCAGCGATCGAGATCGCCGAGGCGCAGAACGCGCTGCGCGTGCGCAAGGCAGAGCTGGACCAGGAGGCGGTCTCCAAGGAGAAGGTCGCGGTCGCGGAGGCCGAGCGGGCTCGGGTCCTCGCAGAACAGCGGCTGGAGGAAGCGCGGATCGAGCTGCAGCGCCGCCGCCTGCAGGCGGACGTGGTGGAACCCGCAGAGGCGGAGCTGAAAGCCGCACAGCTCAGGGCCGAGGCAGACGCTGCGCTGATCCGCGAACGCGGGCTGGCGCAGGTCGGCGTCTTCGAGGCACTGCTGCGCCAGATGGTGGGGGGCGGCGACAAGGCGCTGCAGGTCTACCTGGCGGAGAAGCTGCCGGACCTGTTCCAGCGGGCCGCGGATGCGCTCGACGAGGTCCGGATCGATCGGATGGTGGTGGTCGACGGCGGCGGCGACGGCGTGAGCCGCGTGGCCAACCAGAAGCCGGCCGCTATCGTGAAGATGATCGAGCAGGTAGCAGGCAGTCTGGGGGTCGACATGGAGGCGCTGCTGCAGCGGACCGGTGTGGCCGCGGAGCCCACCCGGGACGCGGAGGTCGCGCCTTCGGAGCCTGCTCCGGCGCAGGCCCCGACCACCGCGCAGCGTCGCGCCGCGGATTCTGGGCGCCAGCTGGAAGCGGTGGTGCCGCCGCAGGAGTGA
- a CDS encoding uracil-DNA glycosylase has translation MDLEIIKREVVTCRRCPRLVEWRERVAVEKRRAFRDWDYWGRPVPGFGDPSARLLIVGLAPAAHGANRTGRMFTGDRSGDWLYAALYRAGFANQPTSTHIDDGLQLSDAYVTAAVKCAPPANKPTPEERDACHPFLIREFEALLPRLRVIVSLGRFGWDQVIRTLKALDIELPAPVPPFGHARQVRLPGGMLLIGCFHPSQQNTFTGKLTEPMIDEVFGAARRELDR, from the coding sequence ATGGACCTCGAGATCATCAAACGGGAAGTGGTGACCTGCCGACGGTGTCCCCGCCTGGTGGAGTGGCGCGAGCGGGTGGCGGTCGAGAAGCGCCGTGCCTTTCGCGACTGGGACTACTGGGGCCGCCCCGTTCCCGGCTTCGGAGATCCGTCGGCGCGGCTGCTCATCGTAGGGCTGGCGCCCGCCGCGCACGGCGCCAATCGCACCGGTCGGATGTTCACCGGAGATCGTTCGGGGGACTGGCTGTACGCGGCGCTCTACCGAGCCGGCTTCGCCAACCAGCCGACGTCGACACACATCGACGACGGTCTCCAGCTTTCGGACGCGTACGTCACCGCAGCGGTCAAATGTGCTCCTCCGGCGAACAAGCCGACGCCTGAAGAGCGCGACGCCTGCCATCCCTTCCTCATCCGGGAATTCGAGGCGCTACTGCCGCGGCTTCGGGTGATTGTCAGCCTGGGCCGCTTCGGCTGGGACCAGGTGATCCGGACCCTGAAAGCCCTGGACATCGAGCTGCCCGCGCCGGTGCCGCCTTTCGGCCATGCGCGGCAGGTGCGGCTTCCCGGCGGGATGTTACTGATCGGATGCTTTCACCCCAGTCAGCAGAACACCTTCACTGGAAAGCTGACCGAACCGATGATCGACGAGGTGTTCGGAGCAGCGCGGCGAGAGCTCGACCGCTGA
- a CDS encoding DUF423 domain-containing protein, translating into MDRRFWILGCVFALLAVAAGAFGAHALRDRLPQSLLSIYETAARYQMYHALALLFTAQIHAVWPGRLTRGAGWLFTTGIVLFSGSLYVLSMTGITWLGAITPLGGVAFLAGWASLAFAALRR; encoded by the coding sequence ATGGACCGCAGATTCTGGATCCTGGGTTGTGTGTTCGCTTTGCTGGCGGTGGCGGCGGGTGCTTTCGGCGCTCACGCCCTGAGGGATCGGCTGCCGCAGAGCCTCCTCTCCATCTACGAGACCGCGGCGCGATACCAGATGTATCATGCCCTGGCCCTGCTGTTCACGGCGCAGATTCACGCGGTGTGGCCGGGACGCCTCACCCGCGGTGCAGGCTGGCTCTTCACGACCGGAATCGTGTTGTTTTCGGGCAGCCTGTACGTTCTCTCAATGACGGGGATAACCTGGCTCGGGGCAATCACCCCGCTAGGCGGCGTAGCCTTCCTCGCGGGATGGGCATCGTTGGCATTCGCGGCGTTGCGCCGCTGA
- a CDS encoding L,D-transpeptidase: MERTTRSGTPERRDHSPPGRLRRIFHDHPTGVWSLIGIVVLFFGLFVATTVWAVNERFKRDITRIAFTHDTRSLRFLAARESEGLAEMSETLANLEQRAATLAPANRPYLVVSIEDRRVWYLQGNDTLFTAPVAVGSGATLVVGGETKRFQTPRGMMKITRKELDPVWVPPNWHYIEIARKEGLEVVDMSHAAPDALAGFPPGEEPIRDGKIFIPPYGSPQRRHKGVLGVAKLEMYDGYYFHGTQNEASVGTAASHGCIRMLKDDILWMYENVPVGTEVYVY, from the coding sequence ATGGAACGGACGACGAGATCGGGTACCCCCGAGCGCCGCGACCATTCACCACCGGGACGTCTGCGCCGCATCTTCCACGATCATCCCACGGGCGTCTGGTCGCTCATCGGCATCGTGGTGCTCTTCTTCGGCCTCTTCGTCGCCACTACAGTGTGGGCCGTGAACGAGCGCTTCAAGCGCGACATCACGCGGATCGCCTTTACCCACGACACCCGGTCTCTGCGATTCCTCGCCGCGCGGGAGTCCGAGGGGCTGGCCGAGATGAGCGAGACCTTGGCCAACCTCGAGCAGCGAGCGGCGACGCTAGCCCCGGCGAATCGGCCCTACCTGGTGGTCTCGATCGAGGACCGCAGGGTCTGGTACCTACAGGGCAACGACACCCTCTTCACCGCCCCCGTCGCCGTGGGCTCGGGCGCCACCCTGGTGGTGGGCGGCGAGACGAAGCGCTTCCAGACGCCCCGCGGAATGATGAAAATCACCCGCAAGGAGCTGGATCCCGTGTGGGTGCCGCCGAACTGGCATTACATCGAGATCGCCCGGAAGGAGGGCCTCGAGGTGGTGGACATGAGCCACGCCGCCCCTGATGCGCTGGCTGGATTTCCGCCTGGTGAGGAGCCGATCCGTGACGGGAAGATCTTCATTCCGCCCTACGGCAGCCCGCAACGGCGGCACAAGGGCGTGCTGGGTGTGGCCAAGCTCGAGATGTACGATGGCTACTACTTCCACGGCACGCAGAACGAAGCGTCCGTGGGCACCGCCGCCAGCCACGGCTGCATCCGCATGCTGAAGGACGACATCCTCTGGATGTACGAGAACGTTCCGGTGGGGACGGAGGTGTATGTCTATTGA
- a CDS encoding YhbY family RNA-binding protein translates to MTLTPKQRAQLRSLAHPLKPILHLGKDGLTEAVLQSILEAFNSRELLKIKVQSAAPLSAAEAGAEIAARLPEVEHVQTIGRTVVLYRRHPEKPEIELRS, encoded by the coding sequence ATGACCTTGACCCCGAAGCAACGGGCGCAGCTTCGATCGCTGGCGCACCCGCTGAAGCCGATCCTGCACCTGGGGAAGGACGGCCTCACCGAGGCGGTCCTTCAGTCGATCCTGGAGGCGTTCAACTCGCGCGAGCTGCTGAAGATCAAGGTCCAGTCCGCGGCCCCCCTTTCCGCCGCCGAGGCTGGCGCCGAGATCGCCGCCCGCCTCCCGGAAGTTGAGCACGTGCAGACGATCGGGCGGACGGTGGTTTTGTACAGGAGGCACCCGGAGAAGCCGGAGATTGAGTTGAGAAGTTAG
- a CDS encoding GGDEF domain-containing protein, whose protein sequence is MLRALLAAAGRAETEGRAVEVVRHLLRAEWTAIVEEEGGGWRCLSASGADPRAVAAAVERIPLTLPPADAAGSRVHGGSESEPALTVEIPRPEGRARTALLVGRRVDGTFHGDGSRQLLERASTDIGVALQRADELDLLRSHAYVDPLTGCYNRRGFDERLLAELNRGDRYGRPTALILVDLDDFKLINDDLGHPAGDHVLRRFAQLLSGTFRNTDVISRFGGDEFAILFPETSTAVARRLAERVRTLQRELFPDNVVPRRVTASFGVAAAPDAAASASELVAMADRALYAAKTGGRDRVVVAEGSRGSTGP, encoded by the coding sequence GTGCTGCGCGCGCTTCTCGCTGCCGCCGGCCGTGCCGAGACGGAGGGGCGCGCGGTCGAAGTGGTGCGCCACCTCCTGCGGGCGGAGTGGACAGCCATCGTTGAGGAGGAGGGGGGCGGCTGGCGCTGCCTCAGCGCCAGCGGCGCGGATCCGCGTGCAGTCGCCGCTGCCGTTGAGCGAATCCCCCTCACGCTCCCGCCCGCAGACGCCGCGGGCTCGCGGGTGCACGGTGGATCGGAGTCGGAACCGGCGCTCACGGTCGAGATCCCGCGGCCGGAGGGGAGGGCCCGGACTGCGCTGCTGGTTGGTCGCCGCGTGGACGGTACCTTCCACGGCGACGGCTCTCGCCAGCTTCTCGAGCGTGCCTCCACGGACATCGGCGTGGCGCTACAACGCGCAGACGAGCTGGATCTGCTACGCTCGCATGCCTACGTCGATCCCCTGACGGGCTGCTACAACCGCCGCGGCTTCGACGAGCGTCTGCTGGCCGAGCTGAATCGGGGTGACCGCTACGGCCGACCGACCGCTCTGATCCTGGTGGATCTGGATGACTTCAAGCTGATCAACGACGATCTGGGCCACCCGGCCGGCGACCACGTCCTGCGACGGTTCGCGCAGCTGCTGAGCGGGACCTTCCGAAATACCGACGTGATCAGCCGGTTCGGCGGCGACGAGTTCGCCATTCTCTTCCCGGAAACCAGCACTGCTGTGGCGCGCCGCCTGGCAGAGCGCGTGCGCACCCTGCAGCGGGAGCTCTTCCCGGACAATGTCGTGCCTCGGCGCGTGACCGCCAGCTTCGGCGTGGCCGCCGCCCCCGACGCGGCCGCCTCTGCCAGCGAGCTGGTCGCCATGGCCGACCGCGCCCTGTATGCGGCGAAAACCGGCGGCCGGGACCGGGTGGTCGTGGCGGAGGGATCGCGCGGGAGCACCGGACCATGA
- a CDS encoding ATP-dependent 6-phosphofructokinase: MTSGSRAVKRIAINTGGGDAPGLNAVIRAATLSALNNGWEVLGIRRGYTGLLQGEVDGEPGLVPLTAHAVRGITHLGGTMLGTTTRGNPFGMEVRKPDGTWGKMDLSDEIVQRFRELEIDALVAIGGDGSLNIANALSKKGLPVVGVPKTIDNDLRATDVTFGFQTAVEVATDAIGRLHSTAEAHQRAMVVEVMGRHTGWIALESGMAGGADVILIPEVPFQLERVMEKIRERDRIGRRFSIIVVAEGAFPEGESPSYADKTGRYGGIAERLAREIEERTGKETRTLVLGHIQRGGSPIAYDRNLALRFGAAAVRCIAAGELGTMVALQGQTIRPVPLEEAVQGLKRVPLDSDTVLTARQLGVELGG, translated from the coding sequence ATGACCTCGGGTTCCAGAGCTGTAAAGCGCATCGCAATCAACACCGGAGGAGGAGACGCCCCCGGCCTGAACGCCGTGATCCGCGCAGCAACGCTCTCTGCGCTGAACAACGGCTGGGAAGTCCTTGGCATCCGCCGCGGTTACACCGGTCTCCTGCAGGGAGAGGTGGACGGTGAGCCCGGCCTGGTGCCCTTGACGGCCCACGCAGTCCGGGGGATCACCCACCTCGGTGGCACCATGCTCGGAACCACAACCCGCGGAAACCCGTTCGGCATGGAGGTTCGCAAACCGGACGGGACCTGGGGGAAGATGGACCTCTCGGACGAGATCGTCCAACGCTTTCGCGAGCTGGAGATCGATGCCCTCGTCGCCATCGGCGGCGACGGCTCTCTGAATATTGCCAACGCGTTGAGCAAGAAGGGGCTGCCGGTGGTCGGGGTGCCCAAGACCATCGACAACGACCTGCGTGCGACGGACGTCACCTTCGGCTTCCAGACCGCGGTCGAGGTGGCGACAGACGCAATCGGGCGCCTGCACTCCACCGCCGAAGCGCACCAGCGAGCGATGGTAGTGGAGGTGATGGGCCGTCACACGGGATGGATCGCGCTCGAGTCCGGAATGGCGGGAGGCGCGGACGTCATTCTGATCCCTGAAGTCCCGTTCCAGCTCGAGCGGGTGATGGAGAAGATCCGGGAGCGCGACCGCATCGGACGGCGCTTCAGCATCATCGTCGTTGCGGAAGGCGCGTTTCCCGAAGGCGAATCGCCCAGCTACGCCGACAAGACGGGTCGCTACGGAGGCATCGCCGAACGCCTCGCCCGCGAGATCGAGGAGCGGACAGGCAAGGAGACCCGCACGCTCGTGCTGGGTCACATCCAACGTGGCGGTTCTCCCATCGCCTACGACCGAAACCTCGCTCTGCGCTTCGGCGCCGCCGCCGTGCGGTGCATCGCGGCGGGTGAGCTCGGCACGATGGTGGCCCTTCAGGGTCAGACGATTCGACCGGTTCCCCTCGAGGAAGCGGTTCAGGGGCTCAAGCGGGTGCCTCTGGACAGCGACACCGTGCTGACCGCACGGCAGCTCGGGGTGGAGCTCGGCGGCTGA